TAAGGCGTCTGACTTCGGATCAGAAGATTGAGGGTTCGAGTCCCTTCGTGGTCggctctttttcctctcccccactTTTAAACCGGCTCCAGCTTTTCCCACTTCTCCCTTCGCGCCTCTTCGCCTCACGGGGGGGCGTggagggaaaaagcaaaccccGGGTTAGGTCCCGTGGCCCCCCTGCCTCTCCCggctcctcttccccctcctctggAGCCCGGCGGCGATTTCCGTCCGTCCGTGGGTTACACGCGCGGCCGCCttgttcccccacccccccgcacaAAGTCCCGGCGGGGCGCCGGGCTCGGGGCCGTTCCCGCGGGCCGGGGCGCGCGCCCTGCGCAGCCCCAGTGGCCTAATGGATAAGGCACTGGCCTCCTAAGCCAGGGATTGTGGGTTCGAGTCCCATCTGGGGTGAGCCCCCATTTTGCCGATGCCAACCAGGTTTCCGTGCTCTTTCTCCCCGTTTTAGTGCCTCCAGCCCCGCGCAGCGCTGCCGGGatttctcctgctgctgttggTGCCCGGCGGGAGCTGGCTTTGGCTGGTCGGCGGGAAGACGCTCCCCATCCCCGGTGGCAGATGTCAATTAAGGAGGTTAACGCACCGGGATAACCCAGAAGCGCAAATTAAACAACCCCGCTGAATACGGGACTGCGAGCGCAGCCCCTGAAGACAGAACTTGCAGAGGGGGAGACTGAAGAGGGAGGTCAGGGTGGGCCACGACGGGTGTTTTGGAGCAGAGATATGCCCATGGCAGCTCCAGGCTTGCTCGCTGTGCCAACAACTGCTGTACCCAGGCTGCTGTACCCAAGCTGTACACGATGCTGTTGGGATGATGCGATTATCAACGGTCCCAACGTAGATCtcatgaaaaacagaagcaacGAGGAGCAGCTTACAAACTGCCCCAGGTTCTGGTGCAAAGGCAGGTGCTTTATCCGGCCCGTCGTGCGGTCCCACGAGCCGAGTGCTCAAGCGAGGCTGTTGCTGAGGGAAAAACAACCAGCTTTTGCCTTGGGACCTGTTGAAAGGATGGGTTTTGGAGAGGTGTTAATGAAAGGATGGTTCTGGTTGCAGCACGGGCATCTTTCAAGGTGTCCCAGAAAGTGCAAAAGCAGAGCAGTTAAAGCTGTTTATTTAGCCTTGTCTGGGCAGAACTGGGTCTGTGTCGGGTCAGGGCTGAGCAGGgaatttcagctgcatttttacCCTCTCAGGGTGCTCCCTGTAGCATCAGCTGCATCTGACCCCCAATAAAAAGCCAATGGATGCTGGGGATGACTATTTTGCAAGTGTCATGCAAACTTCTTCCCGGAGCAGGACAAGCTCTGATGGGAAAGAAGCTTTACTCTGCCAGAAACCGCATCTCTGGGGGGGGTTGGTCACTGGGGTCGTGTAGTTTGGTTGTGCTGCCCTGAGACCAGAGGCCTCCACATAAGTGCCTTTGGGATAATGCCCTCTCAGGTTTGTTGCATTAAAAAGCTGCTTGGAGGGTCTTTTCCTACAGAGTTAATGGATTTTAAAAGGCGCCTGCGGTCAGGGTGATATCACACTAGTAAAACTGAAAGTGAAGTTTCTTTCTAAGTAGTTTTTCTCTCTTAGGGGTGGAGGAAATGACTCTGCTGCCTGGAAAGCAGCAAACCTGCTGAAGCCCTGGGCGCTGGACTGCCGGCAGCCCCAGGAAGCCGAGCTGCAGGTCCCCGTGCCGCTCAGCAAACCTTGCCTGCTCTGGGGACCGGGGAAAGGGGCCAACGGGGTGTCTCCAGGCTGCTATTACCTGGGACCAGTTGACTTCCACCTCTTTGGGTGACCAGCTTTAGGGCTGCGATTGAAAGCATGGCCAGAGAACGTTTTTTGTATGCTTCTTACGAGTTTGGATAGCATCAGGTGGCTTTTGGGGGTATTTGATCGCTTGGCTTCCTTCGGGCAGAACTTTCTTTGCATCTTCTGGAGAGGCCGTACCTGCGCTCCCGCTGGGCCGTCGTGGCGGCAGCATCGTGAGGGGCCTGGGCTGGTTCACTGTGTGGTCAGAGGGACTTCCATCAGCGATGGCCTCGCTCGTGTGGCACCAAGTTttgttcctgctgtttctctcctctcctccctctggAGCACTAAGCCTCAGGCAGCAGAAGGCTGAAGCTGTGCTGCTCCGTATGAGTGGGAGCATCTTTGCTGGCTGGTGGGTGAGGACTAGGgtgcagagagggaagaaaacgGCTCCAGGGGAGATGCCGCAGTGACACATGACTTTCTCAGGGCTGCAAATTCCCTGGTGCTGGGCAAGAGCAGGCAACCGCTGCCAGCAACAAGGagcttcctgcagccctgcctgcaccctggggTAAGACCCCAGGGCCAAAGGACACTTGGCCATGGGGGACTCGGACCCTTGGCCCCCCAGTCCACCATCAGGCACCGGACCCACTTGGCCATGCCATCCCCACCACATATCTGGCTTGGCGCTGCCTGCTGTGCCCCCCCATCACACTGGCCTCTCCCCACCTGACACCGCTGGGGTCTGCACCCTacaccccctgtgccccccacgCCTTGGCGAGATCACGGGGGGTGCCCGGGATGGATGGAGCTGGGGCAGCTGCTACGTGCTCCGGTCtgtctgctggctgctgccacccACCGTGCTGGGAAGCTTTACACACCCGCAGAGCACAAGTGCTCTTCTTGTGCAGCCCTTTCTCTCCAGCACATTTCTGTTCAGCTTTTGTTTGATGGACACATCAGAAAAGAGACATTGGTTGAGCTGAGCTGAACGTACCCCAGGAACTAACATGTCCCCAAAAACGTCCCATGGCTGTGGGAGAGGTTAAAATAtcttcctgccctgcagcaggctTTGGAAAACTTTTTTAGGATTAGATGAGAAACACAGGTTTAGGGGAGAAGCCAAGCTGCCCTGGGAGGAGAATGCGGAGGGTGTTATTGATAATGAACAGGAGCTTAACGAGGCCTGTGGTGTTTCTCTGTGCATCACACCATTATGCTGTAGCAGGGCTACATTACGGTGGGTGCCCATCACCAGTGGCTCATTGAAACTGTGACCGTCACACTGAATCCTGTCACGGGAAAGGACGAGTTGTCTCCAGGGTCCTGGCTGTCCCCGTCCTTCTTCCTCCTTAGTCATGCCTGACCCTGGGAGTCAAACACTCCTTCCCTCCTGCTTACAGCTCATACACAGCCTCGGCTAGATGTGATGGTCTTGACTTTGCCTTTCCGTTGGGAAGTGGCAAGGAAGGCCTGGACTCGCATACCCCCGgcagctggaaggtgaggatgaccCCAGCTGCTCTGTGTTGGGGTTGTCTCCTGGATGGTGTCTGCACTTTGTATTTTGGATTATATTTGTGTTCTGAGTTGCTGGCATCCTCAGCAGCACGGCTTGAGCGgcgggcagcaaagctggtggcaggaggggaaTGTCGCGCCACTCCAGCCCGCAGGATTCCTGCATGGCACACTCTCCCTCAACACATACAGGGTAAACTGAGGCTGGGTGGGGGATGTCTATGGTGACCTACTGgcacgggacccccccccccccgtgtgtgtCACTGTCCCCAAGGCAGAGTTATGGGGGACCACGTGGCCTAATGGATAAGGCGTCTGACTTCGGATCAGAAGATTGAGGGTTCGAGTCCCTTCGTGGTTGTTTTAAAGCCACGAGAGATGCTCGAGTCATTTAATTTCCCCTTGTTACTGCCTTGGGGGGACAACGATCGATACCCCGTGGGGCGAGAGAATCCCCGGGGGTAGCAGTGGGGCAAAGCTCGAGGGAACGTGCCCGTGCTGGGGGCAGCTTTAGGCTGGCATCTGCCCTACAAGTCTCTGGGGGGATTCGTGTCCCCGGGGCTCTGCCCCACGGCGGGGCAGCAACCCAGGGTACCCTGTCCCGGGGGTGAAGGCGAACCGGGGCGGAGGCTGAGCCCCAGCTGGGGTCCCTTCCcgagacggggcgggggggaataaAATGTTGGGGGCGGCCCGGGCTGTGGCTTTTCACCGCTGCAGGGAGCGCTCGGTGAGctaccgcgggggggggggggtctgtgtaTGTAACGGGGGTGTCCGCACGTCGCCCTTCCCTGTGGGGCACCGCTGCAAGGAGCCGGGGTGGGCAAAAAGTGGCTTCCACCCCAGGTGGGACTCGAACCCACAATCCCTGGCTTAGGAGGCCAGTGCCTTATCCATTAGGCCACTGGGGCTGCGCAAAAGCtgcccctcctcctctgccccgcaccccccccccccctccgcgcttTTTTCCGCGGGGGTCCGGAGCAAACGGCCCCGtcgcttgggggggtggggggagggcggcgggggggtggctTATTGCACCAGCGGTGGGCACCGGCacgtcccgccccgccgccgcgggagaGAGGGATGAGGCCGTGCGGGCGGAGCTGGTCCCCTTCGCAGGGGTCTCCAGCCccccttcgcccccccccccccccccacccccgcccgccGGCATTTCTGGGCTGTGCACGGAGCCGATGCTGCGCTGGGCGGTTTTACTGGGCGATGGAGGGAGGAGAGCTGCGTGGGTTGGCTGGGACAGTGCTGCCTTGCTCTGGGGAACGTGCAGTCccggggggtgtgtggtgtgtcCTCCCGGGGCTGTGTGGgacttccttccccccccccgccccttccccacGCACCGTGGCCACGCTCCCCTCTGGCCATCAGAGAGTTAAGTTACGGTACCAAAAATACATCTGTATGCAGCCCCAGTGGCCTAATGGATAAGGCACTGGCCTCCTAAGCCAGGGATTGTGGGTTCGAGTCCCATCTGGGGTGACTCTTTTCCCTTCGGGGGATCTACGCCATCTCCTGGTGTGACccggtttggggggtttgttgcTGCGGTTAGGGGCGACTCAGGCCTTTCGggggcacccccccggcccgtgGGTCAGGAATCTGGGGGTTTTTGGTGTAAAAACAGGTGCAGTCTTGGAATACGTTTTTAATCCCTGAAATGCCAGCTCCGCCGAACCCTGGCGTGTCGTGTGCTGGCTCCGAGGCTTTCAGGAAAATTTTGCAAATCTTATTGTGAAATCTGGGGGAGGACGCCTGAGCAGTAGGTGATAGGTGTCAGTCAGGTCTCCTGGTCACAGGAGATCTCAGCTGAGGTTGTTGCTGTCCCCGTTGATGTTTGTGTGACGACTTTCAGCGTCAGAAATAAGTCTGAAGCGGCGACAGCCCTGCTTGCTTCTAAGGGCCAGGGCACAGCATGGAGCTGCGGACCCCTTTGCCTGTGAGAGGGGGAGCTGGCAGCCCACCCCTTCTCCCATGCAGAAAGCTTTAGGCAAGATAAAACAAATGTCTTTACCCCCCTGAGCTGGGCAGGGTGGGCTCAGAGGTGGAGGTAGCAAGCCTGGGGCAGGGTTTCCTCGGAGGGATGTCAAGATGCATCGGTGTGCTCCTGCACCCCTCCAGGCAGCCCATTTTGGGGAGAATGTGGGATTTGAGCGCTCTGCTTTTCGCAAATGTAAATGCTGACCTGGGCTGTGTAAGGGGAGAGCTCAAAAGTCCCCCCCTTCCAAAGGGGAGCGGGCACTGCGCACCTTGCTGTGCCCCAATTTAAACCCCAGGGACCAGCAGAGAGCACTTTCCtcttttatttgggtttttgcCTAAAACAGAACCACCTCTCCTCACCCCAGGTGGGACTCGAACCCACAATCCCTGACTTAGAAGGCCAGTGCCTTATCCATTAGGCCACTGGGGCCCTGTGAGAACACAAAAAAAGGGTGATTTCATTGTCTTTGAGACACGCTTTTGGCGCTACCAGAGAGCAACTGCCTCCTGCCAAATTCCTGCCACAGCTTTAGGTTACTTTAGCAAAATGACATGCACTTTTTTTGGTTAGGGAAAAAATCAACTAAAATGGAAGTGAAGTGCTTGAAATGGTGAATACTCTATTTGCTACTTAGATATGTAGGATGTAGATATGTGCTCtaccccttcttccccccccacctcccaaatCTACTGCTGTTTTTGTGTTCAGCAGCAAAGGGTGCTCTCATAGAGCAGAGGGATGGATGAAGGacacaaagtattaaaaaaaaaaaaaagtagctgacAAAAGTCTGAATTTTTAGTTTCTCTCTAACATGAACAATAATTTTTCTGCAAAATGATTGACAGGTTATCACAGTGTAACATTAGTTTCAAAAGGAGTTGTTatcaatgtttttatttacaCTTTCAGACCATTTTTATTCAATACAGCTCATGAGTTTTGCATCATCTACAGCTGCCAATACCATGTCTTTAAAAAGACAGTATGCCAAGGACTTCGATCTCTGCTGTTCTCAGTCAAAGTCTGCCTTCCTGCTCTGTTTTATATTTGAGTGTATCTTTTTCTGTCGTAGTCGTTCACGGTTCATTTTTTCCACcctaaaacaaaatgaaaagatccTTTAGTGTATAAAGAAACCATTTAAATATTCAACTTTGAGCACAGATATAACGTAGATTTGATGAGCCAACAAGTGTTCACAGATAGAAAAAAGTCCCTGTTCGTGGGATACTACCCAGGAAAGcagttaaaaatctaacagaccagtgacatatatatttttttaataaaggcaaTCCAAATGAGTATGAAGATTGTTTAAAAATGCTGCAAACTAAATCATGTAACATGATAATCTGAATCCATCTCAAATAAAGGCCATTTTGATAAAGATACCTCTCTATGAGCTTCTGTGTTGTCTCCTTAGATACCACCTTGGGCTTCTCGGTAGCCTCCGTGACCATGGTTCTGATTTTTTCTAAGCAAATCGCCAGATTCCTCATTTGGTAGCGACTCTCTTCAGAGCTCACAATCAACTCACCAGCTCGGTTTATCTTATTCCTATGCTAAAGAGGAGGAAACGTGATGTGATCACTGAAACCTTGTTAGACTTGTCACATGCTGTCTGAAAGTGTGATATTTAAACTGTGGCTGGAACTGGGGGGAGGGTAGTTACCATCAATGCCATTTTTTGTCTCACAGCTTCTGGAATCCAGTCTGCTGATGCCAGGTGGAACCGAACTTCTGCCTTGGTATTAACTGGGAGGAAAAACAGGATCTTTTTTTCAATGTAATGGCTTGCCTTCCTAAGTTTTATGAAATAATTCAGCCTGTTCACTGCTGCCTTTGAACATAGGATGATTCCAGTGTTCATTTCCTGaaagactgtaatttttttcttgctgcatttttGAATACCACTCTAAAGACAAACTCAAAATTTTTATGGAGACTGTGTCATGGTATTTGCCTTTCTAGAAGCTACAAGATTTATTGCTGTCGCCAGTCACTACCTACCTTATTTTTAATGGCAATGGCAGAACAGGAAGTATTTTTAGAGTTAAGCTGAGAATTTATTGCACTGGGAAGCTTCAGAATCCAGGTGGCTTGTTGTATGTTTGATCAGTGAAAACAGATTAAATAGAGGCGGTGTTTCACGTGGCGTGTGTAGCAGCAATGATCCCAGTAAGAGTGCTTCTGGGAGAACCAACTATGTTACGACTGGTCTCGAGCACTATGTAGACTTGGACGTTGTGTTAAAACGTAGGGTAAGGATAATGAAAAATTAGCATCGGGCAGCACAAGGATGCTCTTTAACTTCCAATTCTCCATGTTTTACCACAAAGTATAGAGGAACAACTGAAGACTGTGATTTCTCCTTCAAAGTGGGAGAACCTCCTCCTCACCTTTATTAACGTGCTGCCCCCCAGGGCCGCTGCTCCGGCAGTAGGACACGGTCAGGCGAGCTGGAAGAGAAGAACAGCAGCGTGCTGACCCGGAGACCCGTCCCCAGCTGGTTTTGCAGCAGGGAACGGGGATGATCCAGGCTGCAGCACGCAGGCCCGAAGGACGCCCGTGACTCGGTTGTGCTTTCGCTCGGGAGTTCAGCTCTGTGCACTGAGCACCGGCCCCGTAGGCCGCGGCCTCACCCACCTCCGGGCGCTCAACCGGGACAGGCCCAGCTGAGGACCCTGGCCCGGGTCCGTCTTGGTGGTGGGAGACTCACCCAGGGGAATGTCGAGGGTGGCCGGTTGCGTCTCCTCCTGCAAAACACGGCGGGGTGCCCGCGTCAGGCGCCGGGGGGAGCCACTTGGGACCCGGCCCCGCTCGCCCCCGGGGGCTGGCTGGTCCCACCCACCCGCGACGACCCCGCCCCTTCTGCTCAGCCCCGCCCACCCGCAATAACAGTCCCTTGTGCTAAGTCCCGCCCACGCGCGATGGCCCTGCCCCTTGGCATAAACCCCGCCCACCCGCTCTATGTCACTCAGGCGCTAAGGCCCGCCCCACGCCAAGCCCCGCCCCTCGCTtgccttccccgcccccccacccgcCCCACTCACCGgagcgctggcggcggcggcgttgCCGTCCTGCCGCGGCGGGTACAGCTTGTCCAGGCTGTAGATGCTCCGGTACTCGGTCTCGGCGGCGGCCCGCTGCGAGAACCGGGCAGCGAGAAGCCCCAGAGGCGGCCGGCACAGGCTCCGCAGCGTGTGCGCCGCCATCTTGGCTCCCCCGATGCGCCACCTCTACGGCGTCCCCGCGGAAACGGCGGCCGCGCGCCGCGTtccgggggcggggcctgcggggacagcggggcggggggctgtgggggccggggggggttgTGGTATATGGGGTatatgggctggggggggggggggctgtgaggcGTGTGGGGTGTACGTGTGGTGGTGCGTGGGATATGTGAGGTTTACGATGTCCGTGAGGTCTGGGGCTGGCGGGGGgtgtggggtctggggggggtaaATGGGGGGTGTGGGGCTCCGTGTGGGGGATGTAGGAGGTCTGGGGGGTATATGGGGTCTGTGGGATGCTGAGTGGGGGATGTAggaggtctgggggggggggtacctGGGGTCTGTGGGGTGTTGAATGGGAGATATAGGAGGTCTGGAGGGGTGGTTATAGGGTCTGTGTGGCACCTTGTGGGGGATGTAGGAGGTCTGGGGGGGTATAGGGGGTCTGTGGGGTGCTGAGTGGGGGATGTGGGGTATCTGGGGGTTATATGAGGTCTGTGGGGTGCTGAGTGGGGGATGTGGGGCATCTGGGGGGTATATGGGGTCTGTGGGTGCTGAGGCAGGCCCTGCTGTGGGGGGTGGTGGGATGGCTGCGGACGAGGATGCTGGGGCGAGGTGGCTGTGTGGTGCCCCTGTGTGACCCGTGGGgaggcacggggtggggggtgggaggcacCGGGGTGGGTACCAGGGGCTGGTTTGGACAGGTCATTTCCAGCTCCTCGTGGTGTGGGCAGCAGTGGGGTACAGCATGCTCCTGCCAGCGCCCCACAGCTTTGTGAGCTGAGCGGTGATGGGTGGGCGTAAAAGTGAAGATACATCCAGCATTTTTTATGTACTGTCTAGTTTTTGCACCTGGAATGTTTCACATTTTTGTCTTCTCAAGAGTACTAAAAAGTGATatatacgtgtgtatatatatatatttatttttttttaatgctgatacAACAGCACATACATGTTTCCAGGTCTGTCAAAGAGATGCCGAGGTGGATGGGGGATGCAGGAGAGTGAAGCACTTGTGGAAATCCTTCAGCTCTTACTCCTGTTGGAGCTGTCGGGTTGGTTTGACAATAAGGGCGTGCATTCGAGAGGGGCAGGGATTGCTATTTCTGGCAGCAGGAAAATGcacaggcagggatggggctgtCATTTGCTCTGGTGTTTTGACAGGAGCTGATGatcttttgtttaaaactgtGGGTGAAGTAAAATGGGTGTTTCAAAGCTGATATAAAGACCATGTGATTGAGGATCTGAGCTGGGTCCCATTTAGATAATCAGTGCAAAATCAGGAAACTCAATCCTCAGGAAAGGAGCAAGTCCTGAACATTGATGGTTGGTCTGTCCTGACCATGGCTGAGCGGAGTTTGGGGGCCAAGGAGGGCTCCACACTTTGTTTTGATTGAATCTCCGTGTCCTGGGGTTCTTCTGCTCTCCTTTCACTGTCCAAACTCGGCTGAAAACGGaatgctttaaggaaaaaacccagaactgtCAGAGACAAACCATGCCATCTGGTGACCTTAATTTCTAACAGTGAACAGGTAAATGTTTGTGATTTGTAGCCAGAGGGATGGGTAAAATATCCAAAGCAGGATGACTCATTTTACCAACTGTTGTCAAACATGTCGGCATTGTTCTTGTGCTGGTAACACGCACCAAGGACGATGTCGTTGTGTGGTGCACAGAGGGGCTGGGAAAGGAGCTTGAAGGTCACACAGTTGAAGCCAGACCCATCTGAAAGgatgttttcctggttttacttCATTCCCACACTGTTGGTGGATGCAGGTGTCCAAAGAGCCTTGGTAAAAAGCAAAATGATCTCCACTTGAATGGTTGGAAACAGCTCTCCCCGGCAGGCAGGGCATGGGATTACAAGGTCTTACTTTGGCATGACCCCAGGGGAGCCAAGTTTTTGACATTTAAGCTGGAGAAATGAACTGTGTCAGTACTGATGCTGGCTTAGAAAGCAAGCTCACCCCATTTGGTGATGGTGGTCACTGGAGAGCAAGAGCTGTAAGGAGCCATCCCTGAAATGTGATGCAAAAGCTGATGTGTCCAAGGAGCCTGTTGCTCCTTGTGTGAGTGAGGGCACAAGCCATTGATATAGGAGCAAGTCAGGACTTTGAGGGACCTTCCAGAAGGTCTCAGCTCCTGTAAGAGAGGGAAGACTGCTGAATCGGGAAATTTCTTACCCCATGAGAGTTTGAGATCTGTAAAACCCTTGAATTTGTGCTTCAAGTGGTCCACCCCTATTTGTAATGATGGGTGCTTTTCTGAAGGGTTATTCAAACTGGTGGTAAAGTAAGAAGCCAGACTAGATCTGACGGAAATGCACTTATCTAAATGTCATCTTTCAAATTCAGTGTAAAACTGAATTCTTGACAAGCTGGGCCCTTATTGATCTTAATGGTGTGAGCTGAATAGGGTCATTGGTTTTGCCAAATTCTGAAATTAATCATTATTTCATATTATATCGTACTTTTTCTCATCCATTTTAATTGcatgcagtatttttctttctgtcttgcatCATGGGGGTGGGCTATTAAATAGCTGCTGCTCACTATTAGACCAGTTTCTGTGGTGAGCAGTGTGGTTGCTTAATACTCTCTTCTTACCTCTTAGTGGAGTTGTGTAGTTTTCCTTGGTGTTTTCAAAGCGATTTGAAAAGTTTAGATTGAAGGTGGGATAAAAGGCCAGAAGatgcttattttttcctcctttgattgCTGAAAGcctcacttaagaaaaaaatcaagtgacTCTGACTCACATAGTCATCAGGACATATATATATGGCCACTAATATTTttggatgcagaaaaaaatgccctCAGCACTTTGCTGAACAAACTGCTGATATACAGCAGCTGTTCCTTTGTTAAGCCAAATACTAATATCATGTTACTTACATCAGTCATTTTTGGATGTGTGGTTTTCAAGaaagaccaaaacaaaaatagcatttgAATTGCAAGCCTAGAAATTGTGAGGTTTTACAGAGACTTCAGAGCTGACAAAAAAGGGGTTTTTATCATGTGGCAAATGTTAGTAGTCCAAGTGCATAAaatgtatattatataaataatgCAGCAGTATAGTTCGGCATattctctctgctttctgcaaaGGAGCCTGAAGCATTTTCTTGACCCAAATTGTACATGAAAATCAAAGAAATAACTCTTCTGCTGTTCTTAAAAGTAGCTGTAAAGAAAATCTCGGCTTTGAGAATACtggcatttctttttattcaagAAGAg
This window of the Accipiter gentilis chromosome 10, bAccGen1.1, whole genome shotgun sequence genome carries:
- the MRPL58 gene encoding peptidyl-tRNA hydrolase ICT1, mitochondrial isoform X2 — its product is MAAHTLRSLCRPPLGLLAARFSQRAAAETEYRSIYSLDKLYPPRQDGNAAAASAPETQPATLDIPLARLTVSYCRSSGPGGQHVNKVNTKAEVRFHLASADWIPEAVRQKMALMHRNKINRAGELIVSSEESRYQMRNLAICLEKIRTMVTEATEKPKVVSKETTQKLIERVEKMNRERLRQKKIHSNIKQSRKADFD
- the MRPL58 gene encoding peptidyl-tRNA hydrolase ICT1, mitochondrial isoform X1 — its product is MAAHTLRSLCRPPLGLLAARFSQRAAAETEYRSIYSLDKLYPPRQDGNAAAASAPEETQPATLDIPLARLTVSYCRSSGPGGQHVNKVNTKAEVRFHLASADWIPEAVRQKMALMHRNKINRAGELIVSSEESRYQMRNLAICLEKIRTMVTEATEKPKVVSKETTQKLIERVEKMNRERLRQKKIHSNIKQSRKADFD